A window of Taeniopygia guttata chromosome 14, bTaeGut7.mat, whole genome shotgun sequence contains these coding sequences:
- the GPR146 gene encoding probable G-protein coupled receptor 146 yields the protein MWSCEALINSTENSEDQHLCHDFDLVLSIFSLLYLIICFPIGLCYNGLLVLVNLYNKATMTMPDVYFVNIAIAGLIINTLAPMYLLGLANTKWAIWNSNNEVYITFLILFNVSSLVTMYSTTLLSLDYYIERALPRTYMSSVYNTKHVCGFIWGGAMLTSFSSLLFYVCNHVSTKIIECSKMQNQEAADAIMVFIGYVVPAIAVLYALTLILRIRKEATPLDQDTGRLDPSVHRLLIATVCTQFTLWTPYYVILLVSTFTNLRGRIPDVNSIQILHFATILSKFLAFSSSFVMPLLYRYINKNFPNKLRRLLKKIHCGNQGCSHERTVVQQVMT from the coding sequence ATGTGGAGCTGTGAAGCCTTAATCAACAGTACTGAGAACAGTGAGGACCAGCATCTCTGCCATGACTTCGACCTTGTGCTTTCCATCTTTTCCCTTCTCTACCTCATTATATGTTTCCCAATTGGCCTCTGTTACAATGGCCTGCTGGTCCTAGTCAACCTCTACAACAAAGCTACTATGACTATGCCAGATGTTTACTTTGTCAACATTGCCATTGCTGGCCTCATCATCAACACTCTGGCACCAATGTACCTGCTGGGTCTTGCCAATACAAAATGGGCCATCTGGAATTCCAACAATGAAGTTTATATCACCTTCCTTATTTTATTCAATGTCTCATCGTTGGTTACCATGTACTCTACCACACTGCTCAGTCTGGACTACTACATCGAGCGGGCCCTGCCCAGGACTTACATGTCCAGTGTGTACAACACCAAACACGTCTGCGGCTTCATCTGGGGCGGGGCCATGCTCACAAGCTTTTCATCTCTCCTGTTCTACGTCTGCAACCACGTGTCCACCAAAATAATCGAGTGTTCCAAGATGCAGAACCAGGAAGCAGCAGATGCCATCATGGTGTTCATCGGGTACGTCGTTCCCGCCATCGCCGTGCTCTACGCGCTGACGCTGATCCTGCGGATACGCAAGGAGGCCACGCCACTGGATCAGGACACTGGGCGCTTGGATCCGTCAGTGCacaggctgctgattgccacAGTCTGCACACAGTTCACCCTCTGGACACCCTATTACGTTATTCTCTTGGTAAGCACGTTTACTAACCTACGAGGAAGAATCCCAGATGTAAATTCCATTCAGATATTACACTTTGCCACGATTTTGTCAAAATTCCTGGCTTTCTCCAGCAGCTTTGTCATGCCTCTGCTCTACAGATACATTAACAAAAACTTTCCCAACAAATTACGGCGTTTGCTGAAAAAGATACACTGTGGGAACCAGGGGTGTTCTCACGAGCGCACAGTGGTACAGCAGGTCATGACATAG